The following DNA comes from Camelina sativa cultivar DH55 chromosome 14, Cs, whole genome shotgun sequence.
taaatcaaatactAACTAAACAatgtatgtttttcttaaactaTTTGAATGTTACGttatgttactttttttttgtttgttcagaGTGGTGTTCGAGCATTGATGTTAGATACGTACGATTACCAAGGAGATGTATGGTTGTGCCATTCGTTTGACGAAAAATGTTTTGAGCTTACCAAGTTTGTAAGTTCAATctctatatttgcttttgtAACAATTGGAGCTTTAAGTTTTGTCTtttattggaagaaaaaatatattggaACATGCAATGTTTTGGTGTAAATGATTAGTTTTGTTATGTCACTTTTTAGAATCGAGCGATAGATACATTCAAGGAGATATTCGCATTCTTGACAGCGAATCCATTGGAGATCGTGACATTGTTCTTGGAGGATTACGTCAAATCGCCAAACGGGTTAACCAAAGTGTTTACCAATTCCGGTTTGAAGAAATTTTGGTTTCCGGTTCAAAATATGCCTTTGGGTGGCCAAGATTGGCCGTTGGTTAAGGATATGGTCGCTAATAACCAACGGTTAATCGTATTCACTTCAGCTGAATCAAAGCAAAACACCGAAGGAATAGCTTACCAGTGGAACTACGTAGTGGAAAACCAATGTGAGTGTGATGAATGAAGATACCAAATTTCCGgtttaattttagttagttTAGAGATAAACCGATTAACCCCAGTGTGGTTATTTAATTGTCAGATGGGGACGATGGAGTTAAACCAGATGAGTGTAGCAATAGAGGAGAATCTGCACtattaaccaacaaaaacaaagctttgGTTTTGGTAAACCATTTCAGGACAGTTCCGGTTAAGATCTTGACTTGTGAGGATAACTCTGAACAACTTCTCGATATGATTAAGACATGTTACTTAGCCGCAGGGAACCGATGGGCCAATTATGTCGCCGTCAACTTTTACAAGGTAAGATTATACTTTCACAACGTAAgtttatataaattacatatggTTCAAAGAcagtaatgattttttttttccttggggTTGAAACAGAGGAGTAATGGAGGAGGAACATTTCAAGCAGTTGATAAACTAAACGGAGAGCTTCTATGTGGACGTGATGATGTGCATGcttgttaatttattattactGCTATAACGATGAGCTAGTTCTTGATTACTTTCTTGACTACTTTCTTCGTGAGCTTTCTATGTGTACGTGATTCGATGCTTTACTAATTTCTTCGTAATGTCCAAAAACTTGACGATTCAGAACGTTTTGAGTTGATCGGTTGAGAAGACTGGAAATGGGACCTTGAAACCATTttggtaaaattgtaaaatcatTATCCCAATGAAGCTAATGAGAGAGCCTCCTGATGACACAATGCAGAAAAGCTCAATTCTGATtgcaaatccaaaaactcagcATTTTGGATACAGAAAACAGGTAATAATACATTATAAAAGGCAAGAGGACCTtggaactaaaaaaacaaaacccaacaaGAAGTCAGAGGAACAGAAACATGAAACATTTCAAGCAAGGATCGAAgtagaatta
Coding sequences within:
- the LOC104740026 gene encoding PI-PLC X domain-containing protein At5g67130-like, giving the protein MASFKFFFAITILVMFHPAAISFVSSSLELGDQCSSNEDCNVGLGCYKCGIDVARCVRTNITDPFSVVNNSMPFNKYAFLTTHNSFAIEGKPFHVAAQEDTIVQQLNSGVRALMLDTYDYQGDVWLCHSFDEKCFELTKFNRAIDTFKEIFAFLTANPLEIVTLFLEDYVKSPNGLTKVFTNSGLKKFWFPVQNMPLGGQDWPLVKDMVANNQRLIVFTSAESKQNTEGIAYQWNYVVENQYGDDGVKPDECSNRGESALLTNKNKALVLVNHFRTVPVKILTCEDNSEQLLDMIKTCYLAAGNRWANYVAVNFYKRSNGGGTFQAVDKLNGELLCGRDDVHAC